A single genomic interval of Spirosoma linguale DSM 74 harbors:
- a CDS encoding hypothetical protein (KEGG: sfu:Sfum_2042 hypothetical protein) produces MAIHASWIQGNALTVESPELLNRIGHFGWGADMSLKPGKGSWFHIPIPSPVLVPEGRTKIQRFFLLFDAEGGSIRNVHLYDGSAKIQEFNNLLLTGEHRVSIDAQNGFTLSAPHVVAFGIGISFFFIADIGFDSAIPPSRLIVGSAGGDFFV; encoded by the coding sequence ATGGCTATCCATGCAAGCTGGATTCAGGGTAACGCCCTAACGGTAGAGTCCCCCGAACTTTTGAATCGAATAGGTCATTTTGGCTGGGGGGCCGATATGTCCTTAAAACCAGGCAAAGGAAGCTGGTTTCACATCCCAATTCCTTCACCGGTACTGGTACCGGAAGGGCGAACGAAAATACAGCGTTTCTTTTTGCTGTTCGATGCCGAAGGAGGCAGCATTCGTAATGTCCACCTCTACGATGGCTCTGCAAAAATTCAGGAGTTTAACAACTTACTTCTAACAGGTGAGCACCGAGTAAGCATCGACGCCCAGAACGGCTTTACGCTATCGGCCCCTCATGTGGTAGCTTTTGGGATTGGGATTTCCTTTTTCTTTATCGCAGATATTGGCTTTGACAGTGCCATCCCACCATCACGCTTGATTGTGGGATCGGCTGGGGGCGATTTTTTTGTATAA
- a CDS encoding malate/quinone oxidoreductase (KEGG: avn:Avin_04080 malate:quinone-oxidoreductase~TIGRFAM: malate/quinone oxidoreductase~PFAM: Malate:quinone-oxidoreductase; FAD dependent oxidoreductase), whose translation MAKRNKSVQKGPDVVLIGAGIMSATLGVLLKELQPDITIDIYERLDSAAAESSDAWNNAGTGHSAFCELNYTPEKEDGTIDPSKAIKIAESFEQSKQFWSFLIQKGFLHDAPNFIRSIPHMSFVWGDENVAYLRKRYEALQQNYLFHGMHYSEDKDQLADWMPLVMQDRDPEQPVAATRMDIGTDVNFGALTRAMFRRLYDMPGVHLYFAHDVRDLWRSKSLGGWKIRVENVTTSQVRDVQTEFIFIGAGGGSLRLLEKSDIPESRGFGGFPVSGQWLKCVNPDIIERHQAKVYGKASVGAPPMSVPHLDTRMIEGKRELLFGPYAGFSTKFLKSGSYMDLPKSIQLSNMAPMLMAGLHNVSLTKYLIQQVLQSPEDRLNALREYYPNAQMDDWELEIAGQRVQVIKKDEEEGGVLEFGTEVVSAADGSIAALLGASPGASTAVSIMLDLLKRCFPEQLATEAWQQKLREMIPSYGQVLANNPELGQELRKYTSETLGLGVYEYTSSDSH comes from the coding sequence ATGGCGAAACGCAATAAATCAGTACAAAAAGGTCCCGATGTGGTGTTAATCGGAGCCGGAATTATGAGTGCCACCCTTGGCGTGTTGCTTAAGGAGTTGCAACCCGACATCACTATCGACATCTACGAACGTCTGGACAGCGCAGCTGCCGAAAGTTCGGATGCCTGGAACAATGCCGGAACCGGACACTCGGCGTTCTGCGAACTTAACTACACACCCGAGAAGGAAGACGGAACCATTGACCCGTCGAAGGCGATCAAGATTGCAGAGTCTTTTGAACAGTCGAAACAATTCTGGTCTTTTTTGATTCAGAAAGGCTTTCTGCACGATGCCCCGAATTTTATCCGGTCTATTCCACACATGAGTTTTGTGTGGGGAGATGAAAACGTAGCCTACCTGCGCAAGCGGTATGAGGCATTGCAACAAAACTACCTTTTCCACGGTATGCATTACTCCGAGGATAAGGACCAGTTGGCCGACTGGATGCCCCTGGTTATGCAGGACCGTGATCCGGAACAACCGGTAGCCGCCACCCGCATGGACATTGGGACTGATGTTAACTTCGGCGCGTTGACCCGGGCCATGTTCCGCCGGTTGTATGATATGCCTGGCGTTCATCTGTATTTTGCGCACGATGTCCGGGATTTATGGCGGTCAAAATCCCTCGGTGGCTGGAAAATCAGGGTAGAAAACGTAACGACCAGTCAGGTTCGGGATGTGCAGACTGAGTTCATCTTTATAGGTGCCGGGGGAGGTTCCCTACGTCTGCTCGAAAAATCCGATATCCCCGAAAGCCGGGGCTTTGGAGGATTCCCGGTGAGCGGGCAATGGCTCAAGTGCGTCAACCCTGATATCATTGAGCGTCATCAGGCAAAAGTATACGGTAAAGCGTCGGTCGGAGCTCCGCCTATGTCGGTTCCCCACCTGGATACCCGCATGATTGAGGGAAAACGGGAACTTCTGTTTGGCCCCTATGCCGGTTTTTCGACCAAATTTTTGAAGAGTGGCTCGTACATGGATTTGCCGAAATCCATCCAGTTGAGCAACATGGCTCCCATGCTCATGGCGGGTTTGCACAACGTTTCACTGACCAAGTACCTGATTCAACAGGTTCTCCAATCGCCCGAAGACCGATTGAACGCCCTGCGTGAATATTATCCTAATGCGCAGATGGACGACTGGGAGCTGGAAATAGCCGGTCAGCGGGTACAAGTCATCAAAAAAGATGAGGAAGAAGGTGGCGTGCTTGAGTTTGGTACGGAAGTGGTGAGTGCCGCCGATGGCAGCATTGCCGCTCTACTGGGTGCTTCGCCGGGTGCTTCAACGGCCGTTTCAATCATGCTCGATTTGTTGAAACGCTGCTTCCCTGAGCAGCTGGCGACCGAAGCCTGGCAGCAAAAACTCCGTGAGATGATTCCCAGCTACGGTCAGGTTTTAGCCAACAACCCCGAACTTGGTCAGGAACTCAGGAAGTATACCAGCGAAACGCTTGGCTTAGGGGTGTACGAATACACCTCAAGTGACAGTCATTAA
- a CDS encoding hypothetical protein (KEGG: pol:Bpro_2327 hypothetical protein), translating to MQTRFFCLRVTATMLYFSIFLPMIYRIRAVVLLGLCWLLLSESVRAQPLPITPAMPEPTGINQGRFIGVLVGTAAFYTITLLMLRKQWYKKKVPFHSFNDNAEWLQMDKIGHGATAYCMSRGGYELMRWSGVNERASILTGGLLALLFQTTLEVYDGHSEGWGFSKGDMLANVAGTALFVGQQYGAGQQVVSLKYGFRKTIFPPFRPNVLGKTTGVQMLKDYNGQQYWLSVNLASVLPVGPSFPRWLNLDVGYSGSGMIGGHENPPIVDKDGRQVKFERYRQFFISPDADFSRVATFSPSLQRFIGTAQFFKIPAPSLEFNRVNGLRFHPLILPKE from the coding sequence ATGCAAACGCGCTTTTTCTGCCTGAGAGTAACGGCTACAATGCTTTATTTTTCAATATTTTTACCCATGATTTATCGAATTCGGGCTGTTGTCCTGCTTGGTCTTTGCTGGCTGCTGCTGAGTGAGTCTGTACGGGCGCAGCCTTTACCAATAACACCGGCCATGCCTGAGCCAACGGGTATAAACCAGGGGCGTTTTATCGGCGTATTGGTCGGAACGGCTGCTTTTTACACCATCACGCTGCTTATGCTGCGAAAACAATGGTACAAAAAGAAAGTCCCGTTTCATTCGTTCAACGATAACGCCGAGTGGCTTCAGATGGATAAAATTGGGCATGGCGCTACCGCTTATTGTATGAGCAGGGGCGGCTACGAGCTGATGCGCTGGAGTGGCGTCAACGAGCGAGCCAGTATTCTGACCGGCGGTTTGCTGGCTTTGTTGTTCCAGACAACCCTCGAAGTATACGATGGCCATTCGGAGGGCTGGGGCTTCTCGAAAGGGGATATGTTGGCCAATGTTGCGGGAACGGCGTTGTTTGTAGGGCAGCAGTACGGTGCCGGACAGCAGGTTGTAAGCCTGAAATACGGCTTTCGGAAAACGATCTTCCCGCCCTTCAGGCCTAACGTACTGGGAAAAACGACGGGTGTTCAAATGCTGAAAGATTATAACGGGCAACAATACTGGCTGTCTGTTAACCTGGCATCGGTGTTGCCGGTAGGGCCTTCTTTCCCGCGCTGGCTGAATCTGGACGTTGGGTACAGCGGAAGCGGTATGATTGGTGGCCACGAAAACCCGCCCATCGTTGACAAAGACGGCAGGCAAGTTAAATTTGAGCGGTATCGTCAGTTTTTTATCTCGCCCGATGCCGACTTTTCGCGGGTTGCCACGTTTTCTCCCTCCCTTCAACGGTTCATTGGTACGGCACAGTTCTTCAAAATACCGGCTCCCTCTTTGGAGTTCAACCGCGTAAACGGACTTCGGTTCCACCCGCTTATTCTACCAAAAGAATGA
- a CDS encoding Glycosyl hydrolase family 98 putative carbohydrate binding module (PFAM: Glycosyl hydrolase family 98 putative carbohydrate binding module; PA14 domain protein~SMART: Glycosyl hydrolase family 98 putative carbohydrate binding module; PA14 domain protein; Parallel beta-helix repeat~KEGG: cja:CJA_2385 MSHA biogenesis protein MshQ) — MLSGKQSTAFGQTTYYVANTGNDSNSGRSSDAPYQTISKINSLSLQPGDQVLFRRDDTFTGNLQIKQSGTSDKPIVVDAYGSGNKPVLTGAVGVTAWTNIGNNTWQALCPSCGSRVTGLYRNNTSLPLGRYPNLDAANKGYLTVQSHTGKTQLTSQQSLLANWLGGEVVYRPVQWILNRATITGQTGNSLTLLGSGNYDISDNWGFFIQNHPNTLDQTGEWYYNPSTKTIQLYDNQTNPNTQKITATVFSDIITVSGVSFITIRNLQLTQALSSNLTVTNSSNLVISGNDLTKSGEDALLVKGSGQQLLIENNLIEDANNNGVDIGTYQNVTFRGNIIRRVGLIPGRGKSGDGTYVGFLSATTANMLIEDNTLDNIGYNALNFSANTTIQRNQISNFCLTKSDGSGLYIWNGNQLPMANIRLVANTVTNGIGAPEGSPAGSSSGANGIYLDDCTTNIEVSGNTVGHCKGLGIFLHGSSNITLSGNTSFNNNEGQLAIMSANGCQPRNNIIQNNILVSRLASQFLVKYESNQNDLGSYGEFNNNVYARPFDDVYKILTVYNRNIGASLSMAQWQTQYGKDLTSKNSPITYSSGNADDYLKLLTNPTANPVQVPLTGTYRDARNTICTNQVTIPAYASVVLFKDNTPVVSLRDPENPTNTIAGLDYQYFEGSWSTMPDFNALTTSKTGAVSSPDLSVRNRTDNFGIRFKGYINVPADGVYTFYTSSDDGSKLLIGNTEVVNNDGVHAAIEKAGTIGLKAGKHALTVLYFQGGGGQALSVSYEGPGIGKQAIPATALYRIPTSTSGQGSGTGLTGTYFNNVTLTAPASLTRTDATVNFDWGTGSPAAGTIGTDNFSVRWTGQVEAPVTGNYTFSTTSDDGVRLWVNGAQVINNWTVHAPTTNNSPVVALTAGQRYTIQMEYYDGGAGAVAKLLWAYPGQTQQPVPQSYLYPPVSSTTPMATPPTSATGTGIYLSDLNWTSATNGYGPVEKDQSNGENNAGDGKTITLNGVTYAKGLGVHGLATITYALNGQYSRFLTDIGLDDEVSTCGTVSFDVYLDDVLAYSSGVMGPTTATKSIDLNVSGKQTLKLVATNGGDDASCDHGDWAGARLISTSGARVANPELFRESRMNAYPVPAKEVMWVKYYAETAGDATVQLVNMMGQPVHQATHQLIQGENLLKVMVDQYNRGSYILMLTKDQQRQTQRVILID; from the coding sequence TTGCTGTCTGGTAAACAGTCTACAGCTTTCGGACAAACCACGTATTACGTTGCCAACACTGGCAACGATTCGAATTCAGGTCGGTCGAGCGATGCTCCCTACCAAACGATCAGCAAAATCAACAGCCTTTCTCTGCAACCGGGTGATCAGGTTTTGTTTCGGCGCGACGACACATTTACGGGCAATCTACAAATCAAACAGTCCGGCACGAGCGACAAACCCATTGTCGTGGATGCGTATGGTTCTGGCAACAAGCCGGTTCTTACCGGAGCCGTGGGCGTTACTGCCTGGACAAACATTGGTAATAATACGTGGCAGGCACTCTGCCCATCCTGCGGAAGCCGGGTTACGGGTTTGTACCGCAACAACACGAGTCTGCCCCTGGGGCGTTACCCAAACCTGGACGCAGCGAATAAAGGCTACCTGACGGTGCAATCGCACACGGGTAAAACCCAGTTGACCAGCCAGCAGTCGTTACTGGCAAACTGGCTGGGGGGCGAGGTCGTCTATCGTCCGGTGCAGTGGATTCTAAATCGCGCCACCATTACTGGTCAGACGGGCAACAGCCTGACCCTGCTGGGCTCGGGCAATTATGACATCAGTGATAACTGGGGCTTCTTTATCCAGAATCATCCCAACACCCTCGACCAAACCGGCGAGTGGTACTACAACCCATCCACAAAAACGATTCAGTTGTACGACAACCAGACGAATCCCAACACTCAGAAAATAACGGCTACGGTTTTTTCTGATATCATTACCGTATCAGGGGTATCGTTCATAACGATTCGTAACCTCCAGCTTACCCAGGCGCTGTCGTCCAACCTGACCGTAACCAATAGCTCAAATCTGGTCATAAGCGGGAATGACCTGACAAAATCCGGTGAAGATGCGCTGCTGGTTAAGGGAAGCGGGCAGCAGTTGTTAATTGAAAATAACCTCATCGAAGATGCTAATAACAATGGGGTTGATATCGGCACTTACCAGAACGTCACATTCCGTGGGAACATCATTCGGCGTGTTGGACTGATACCCGGGCGGGGGAAGAGCGGGGACGGGACGTATGTAGGCTTTCTGTCGGCAACGACGGCCAACATGCTCATTGAAGATAACACCCTGGATAATATCGGCTATAACGCGCTGAACTTCTCGGCGAACACTACTATTCAGCGTAACCAGATCAGCAATTTCTGTCTGACGAAAAGCGATGGCAGCGGTTTGTACATCTGGAACGGCAATCAACTACCCATGGCCAATATTCGTCTGGTCGCCAACACAGTAACAAACGGAATTGGGGCTCCGGAAGGAAGCCCGGCGGGTAGTTCCTCTGGAGCCAATGGCATTTATCTCGACGATTGCACGACGAATATCGAAGTAAGTGGCAACACGGTTGGGCATTGCAAGGGCCTCGGTATTTTCCTGCATGGTTCTTCCAACATCACTCTGAGCGGAAACACGTCTTTTAACAACAATGAGGGACAACTGGCCATTATGAGTGCCAACGGCTGTCAACCCCGGAATAACATCATTCAGAACAATATTCTTGTTAGCCGACTAGCCAGCCAGTTTCTGGTCAAATACGAATCAAATCAGAATGATTTGGGCAGTTACGGTGAATTCAACAACAACGTTTATGCCCGTCCTTTCGATGATGTGTATAAAATTCTAACGGTTTATAACCGAAACATTGGTGCCAGCCTGTCGATGGCGCAGTGGCAAACCCAATATGGCAAAGACCTGACATCGAAAAACAGTCCCATCACCTATTCGTCCGGTAACGCGGATGATTATTTGAAGCTATTGACAAACCCAACCGCTAACCCGGTTCAGGTACCGCTCACTGGCACCTACCGCGATGCGCGAAATACGATCTGCACCAATCAGGTAACCATTCCCGCCTACGCATCCGTCGTTCTCTTTAAAGATAACACCCCCGTTGTCTCGTTACGTGATCCGGAAAATCCGACCAATACCATTGCCGGGCTTGATTATCAGTATTTTGAAGGCAGTTGGAGCACCATGCCCGATTTCAACGCGCTGACCACCAGTAAAACGGGAGCCGTTTCCAGCCCGGATTTATCCGTTCGTAACCGCACCGACAATTTCGGCATTCGATTCAAAGGGTACATCAACGTACCTGCCGATGGGGTCTATACTTTTTATACCAGCTCTGATGATGGCAGCAAATTACTCATCGGCAACACCGAAGTGGTGAACAACGACGGCGTACATGCAGCCATTGAAAAAGCAGGCACAATTGGCTTGAAAGCCGGCAAACACGCTCTAACAGTTTTGTATTTTCAGGGCGGTGGAGGACAGGCCCTAAGCGTCAGCTACGAGGGGCCGGGTATTGGCAAACAAGCGATTCCGGCAACAGCCTTATATCGGATACCAACCAGCACGAGTGGGCAAGGGAGTGGTACCGGTCTTACTGGTACCTATTTCAATAACGTTACCCTTACGGCTCCGGCTTCACTGACCCGCACCGATGCCACGGTAAACTTCGACTGGGGCACCGGCTCCCCCGCTGCCGGAACCATAGGCACTGATAATTTTTCGGTTCGCTGGACCGGACAGGTCGAAGCACCCGTTACGGGCAATTATACCTTTAGCACAACATCGGATGATGGCGTTCGGCTTTGGGTGAACGGCGCACAGGTCATTAATAACTGGACCGTTCATGCGCCAACAACGAACAACAGCCCGGTTGTTGCCCTAACCGCCGGTCAACGGTATACGATTCAGATGGAGTATTACGACGGAGGTGCGGGTGCGGTAGCGAAGCTGTTATGGGCATACCCCGGTCAGACCCAGCAGCCTGTCCCCCAAAGCTATTTGTATCCACCTGTATCGAGTACTACACCAATGGCAACCCCACCAACCTCGGCTACGGGCACCGGCATTTATTTATCTGACCTCAACTGGACATCAGCAACAAATGGCTACGGACCGGTGGAGAAAGACCAGAGCAATGGCGAAAATAACGCGGGCGACGGCAAAACAATCACCCTGAACGGCGTAACCTATGCAAAGGGGCTTGGCGTACATGGCCTCGCGACTATTACCTATGCATTGAATGGTCAGTATAGCCGCTTCCTGACAGACATTGGCCTCGACGATGAGGTCAGCACCTGCGGAACAGTGAGCTTTGACGTTTACCTCGACGATGTACTGGCGTACAGCAGTGGCGTAATGGGCCCAACGACGGCCACAAAATCAATCGACCTCAACGTGTCGGGCAAGCAAACCCTTAAATTGGTTGCCACAAACGGGGGCGATGATGCTTCCTGCGACCACGGCGACTGGGCTGGTGCCCGCCTGATTAGTACCAGTGGTGCCCGCGTGGCCAACCCCGAGTTGTTCCGGGAATCACGCATGAACGCTTACCCCGTACCCGCCAAAGAGGTGATGTGGGTGAAGTATTATGCCGAAACAGCCGGAGACGCAACGGTCCAACTGGTCAATATGATGGGGCAGCCAGTCCATCAGGCAACCCATCAGCTTATTCAGGGCGAGAATCTCCTTAAAGTTATGGTCGATCAATACAACCGCGGAAGTTATATCCTGATGCTGACAAAAGACCAGCAGCGGCAAACCCAAAGAGTCATTCTTATCGATTAA